The DNA window CGAAGGCTCTATTGTACCGGTGGTCATATCAGCAAAGGATGCGCCCAAGGCAGCCTCTTCAGCATCTCCGCCCCCTTCGATCCGCACCACGTCCTGCGAGGCAAAGCCCGTCAACCCGCCTGCATGGGCACCAACGGCCAGAAACCCTGCAACAACGGCTGCAACTCGGGAATGCGGAATCATTGCAAGCGTCCTTCGGTGACGACAAAGACCCGGCTCGCCCCCAAGGCGCGCAGTTCCGCGCCAACCCGAACCAAATCGCGCGCGGGCAAAGCGCGGTCGGGCACGATCCGGACCTCTTCAAGTGGGGTCGCCACGCTGACGCGTTCGACATAGGCCGCCACCGAGGTCAGTGTTGCACCGCGCAACAACAACCTTCCGTCCGCATGGATGACCAACGTATCGGGCGGCTCTCGCCCCTCAAGTTCGCTGGTTGCCACCAAATCCAAAGAAGCATCCAAAGGCGGCGCCAACGTCCCCGCAATCATGAAAAAGACCAGCATCAGAAAGACGATGTTGATCAGAGCAATCGTCGGCTCGCGGCCTGATTTGGGTCTCTTGGCCAGGTTCATGTCAGTTCAGCACCATGGTCTGTGTCTTGGGCAAGGGCCGCAGGACGGCCAGAACGTCGATCAATTGCTGCGAGGAGGTCCGATCCGAAAATGCCAGAACCAACATCTGCTCTGTGTTGGTCGCAAGCCGTTCTGCGATCGCTTCAAACGCAGTGTCCTGGCCATCGACCAGCAACCTGTCGCCGTCCAGTTTGACAAAGCGTGTCACCCGCTCGGCTTGGCTGGGTGCGCTCGGTGCGCCGCCGGTCAATTCGACCTCGCTGTAACGCGAAAAGGTCGAGGTGAGCATGAAAAACAGCAGCAGCAGAAAGATGACGTCGATCAACGACGTCATCGAAAGCCGCTTGCGGCGGCGTTTTGCGGTCTCAAGCGCCATGGGCCACCAGTTGCACAACCTCTTGCCCCGGCGCAAAGACGGTGCGCAGGGCGCGGTTGGCAAAGACACGCTCGCGATGCATGCGGGCCTCGAACCAGGTCAGGATCAACGAAGTCGGCATCGCCACCGCCAACCCCGCAGCTGTGGTCAAGAGCGCCACCCAGATGCCGCCCGCCAACAACGAGGGGTCAACCGAGCTGCCCGCCGTTTGCAGCTTTTGAAACGCCTCGATCATGCCCAGAACGGTGCCGAACAGCCCCAACAGCGGCGCCAGCTGCGCCACCATGTCCAGCGCACTCAGGCCACGCTCCAGTTGGCTGAACCGGTCTTCGGCCTCGGCATCGGTGCGCTCGGACAGCTCGCCCGGCCCACCATCGACGGCCATCTCGATCACCGGAGCCAGATAGCTGCGGCTTCTGGCCAGATGATGCAGGGCCACTGTCTCGTCCCCGCGGTCCCAGGCCTCTAATGCATGCGACAGCTCGATATGGCGACCAACGCCAGCGGCGCGATACTGCCACAGCTTGTAGAGCACCAATGCCGCCGTCACGACCGAAGTCAGAATAAGGACAGCCACCACAGGGCCGCCAAGATCAAGAACGCCCATCAGGGCCTGTTCGATACGGTCCATGGCTCACCCAATCAGTTCGGTCTTGGTGCGCGTGCTCAGATCCAGATGCTGAACACAGGCCTTATCATCCAGCCCCGGCGCCTCGCACCGTTCGGCCCCGTTTATCAACACGCGCGAGATCTGGGCGCAGCTCATGTCCGAGATGTGAAACTGGCGCACGCGCGGACGGTCGGTTGGCAGCTCCTGAAAGTCCAGAAGCGCCATGCGCACCACTTGCCCCTGCGCGCCGAACAGAACCGTTTCATAGACGGCGCTGATGATGTCCGAGGGATGGCGGTTCTGGATCAGGAAACTGACCCGGCATCCCGCCCCCTCGTCCCGGGTTGCACTCAGCTCGATGGCGACGCCGGGCGCAGGTTTGGCCTCTTGTGCCAGGGTGCTGCCTGCCCCCAGGGTCAGGGGCAGCGCCAGCAGGGCAAACAATACATCTTTCAAAGCTTTATGTGCCATCTTTGCCTTTTCTCCTCTTTGATCAAAAGGTCTTTGCCAGGGTCAGCTTGAAGTTGCGGCCCGGCGAGTTGCGGGTGGACAAATGCGGCTGGTAGGCTTTGTTAAAGATGTTCTCGACACCTGCGCGCACTTCGAGCCCGGCCAAAGTCCCCTGCTGCACCACATAGGTGGCCCGCAGGTTGTTGATGCCGTAGCCCGGTGTCACCGCTCCCGACGCATCCGTCACCGATTTCGCCGCAATCAATTCCCAGCTCACATCCCAGGTTTGACCAAACCGCTTGCCGACGGTCAGGCGGGCCGAATCCGCGGGCGTGTTGCGCCAGCGGGTCGCCACGCCAGTGGACGAGATCTCTTCGCCGTCCGTCAGGTTGGCGTTGAAGTCGGCATAGAAGCCCGACGCGTGGGCATAAGACGCCTCCAGCTCGACGCCCTGGGTTGTGATCTCGGACAGGGGAGCCGAGGGGCTTCCTGAAACATAAGAGGTCACGTCCCACAGGTTGGTGTCATAGAGATTGATCTTTGCCCGCACGACATCCCCTTGCGAGAACATATCGGTGCGCGTGTAAGACGTCCCAATCTCATAGGTTCGCGCCTTTTCCGGCTGTGTCATGAACAGCGGCGTGCCCAGATCGTCGATGATCGGCAGACTTTCGGTGTAGGCTGCGCTACCAAAGACCGCGATACCGTTCTGGAACTCGTACCGCGCTGACAGGCCGCCCATCACGGCGTCATTGTCATAGCTGGCGTTGGCCGGCGGGGTGGCCGATGCGTTGCCTTCGATATCCTGCGTCTCATACCGCAGCGCCGGGGTCAGGGTGAATTGATCCGTGATCTGCATCTGATTGACCGCAAACAGCGCAAAGCGGCGATCAGTCCCACCCGGAGCAGACGGCGCATCCAGGCGCTCACGGTTGATCACCTCGGCCCCCACGCGCAGGTCATGCGCCACTTCGCCAGTCTGAAAGTACGAAGTGTTCTTGACCGTCAGCTTGGTGGTTTCATAACGGTGATCGGCATCCGCAAGTGCCCGAATGCTGGGGAAGAAGGACGATCCTTCAAGCGACGACGACCCGGTGACATAGCTGCTGTCGATCTTCTGATCCGAGTAGGACAGGTTTACCTGCAGATCGACCAGATCGTTGCCAACGGGGCGGTAGTCATAGCGCAGCACTGCAACCTTGGTTTCGATGTCCCGGTCCACATTGCCGAACGACCCGCCAGTGGTGGCAAAGGTGTCATAGGGCACGTCGCGCTCTTGCGAGCTCGAATTATTGTACGACAGGGTGATCGAATGATCGTCATTGGTGCCGAACGTGTACTTACCCTTGACCAATACCGAAGGCAGCTTGAACGCGCTGTTGGCGATGACGTTGCCGTTGCCATCCTTTTGATCGTCCTGCTGACGGTGGGTGTAGTTCAGCAAGAACTCCCAATTCTCGGACGGTTGCCACGCCAGGATCGAGGATGAGGTGAACCCGTCACCATTGCTGGCGCCCTCAAAGGTCTGGCGAAACTTGAACCCAACCTCGCCGCCGGTGAAATCCGACGCATCCTTGGTTTCCAGTTGCACGACACCACCGACAACGCCCGAGCCGTATTCGAACGACCCCACGGTGCCACGAATGACCGAGACGCTTTTGTAGAGCTGCGGATCAGTGAACAGCTGGTTGCCGATCCGGTAGAGTTCCTCTGCACCCGTCGTAGCCCCATCCACCAGGATCAGAACCTTCTGGTCCGTTCCAAATGTGCCATTGGCGCCGAACCCCCGAATGTTGATGCCGGATCCCTGCGGGGTCGAGCCGTTCACAAGGTTCACACCGGGAACCGAGTCGATCAGTTCCGCGACCGTGCCGGCCTGACGGTCGTCGATCTCGGTCTGGTCAATATTGGTGACGGCGGTGGCGGTGTCCGTCTGAATCTCGCGCTTGCTTTCGCCCAGTTCGATTGTGCCCAGGAATTCGTCGTCCTCAGCGGTTTCCTGTGCGGCGGCCAGTCCGGCTACCAGGCTGAGGCATGAGGCAGAACCGATCAGAACGGCCCTCAGGTTACGTGCACGCATATCTATCCCTTCGATGCATACGAAGACCGAATAGGGCTGGCACGTGCTGGCGTTTGGGTCTGTTTTTGATCTTTTTTGGAATCGCGTTTTCAGCGATCTTGCGTTCGGTATTAAACTTTACTAATTTAGTCAACATTGATCGTTACGATGTGAACGACCCGCCAGCCGCCTTGCCCATTCCGGGCCGTCATCGGCCGCCAGCTGTCCCCACTGCAAAAAGAGAACTGGATATCCCATGACCGAACAGGCGCCCCTTGCCCCTGCCCTGTCCCCCCTCGAGATCCTGGCCGCGCGCCAGGACAACCTGTCCCTGCGCGACCGTGATCTGGCCGACAAACTGGGCATCACCGAAGCCCAATTGGTCGCCGCCCATGTGGGCATCGACGCGACTCGCATTTCGGCCGATCTGGATGACATCTTTCCCCGGTTGCCCGGGTTGGGAAACGTCATGGCCCTGACCCGCAACCGCTCTTGCGTGATCGAAAAGGTTGGACAGTACGAAAACTATCGCTCTGGCCAACATGCCTCGATGGTGCTGACAGCTGACATTGACCTGCGCATGTTCCCCTCTCACTGGGTTTCGGCCTTTGCCGTCGAGCGCACGACCGACCGCACCATCCGTCGCTCGCTTCAGATTTTTGATGCGGCTGGGGATGCGGTCCACAAGATCTTTTTGCGCGATGGCTCGGACCTGTCCCATTGGAACACGATAGTGCGAGAGCTACGGCATGAGGACCAATCGCAAACACTGCAGGTTTCGCGCCGCAAACCGGTCGAAGCGCCAAAAGCCAACCCCGACAAGGCCGATGTCCTGCGGGCTGAATGGGCCAAGATGACGGACACGCATCAATTCATGCGCCTGACGTCCAAGCTCAAGATGAATCGCCTGGGCGCTTACCGCATCGCCGGTGAGCCTCTGGCGCGCCGGATCGAACCCACGGAAGTCGACACAATGCTGGAAGCGGTGCGTGATCAGGGGATCGAAGTCATGGTCTTTGTTGGCAACCAGGGCTGCATCGAAATTCACGGCGGCCCCATCGAGACTTTGAAATCCATGGGCCCCTGGCAGAATGTGCTGGACCCGCATTTTAATCTGCACCTGCGCAGCGATCACATCGCCGAGGTCTGGGCCGTCGCCAAACCCACCCAACGCGGCCCCGCCGTGTCGGTCGAGGCCTTTGACGCCGAGGGCGGTTTGATCTTTCAGGTCTTTGGTCGCCGGAGCGACACTGCGGATCACCGCCCGGCTTGGGGCAAGATCGTCGATGGTCTGCAATCAGCCAAGCAGTCAGAGGTGGCATGATGCGCAATCTTCTGACCACAGCGGCCTTTGTTCTTGCGGCAACCGGTGTCACCGCCGACGAGCTGCCCAGTCGCATCATTTCTATCGGTGGGGCCGTGACCGAGATCGTCTATGCCCTGGAGCAAGAAGATCGCTTGGCGGGCCGCGACCGCACCTCGACTTATCCAGCAGAGGCCACTGAACTGCCCGACATCGGCTATATGCGCGCGCTTGCCCCCGAAGGTGTGCTGTCGGTCTCGCCCGACCTTATCATCTCGGTCGAGGGGTCCGGCCCGCCAGAAACCATCGACGTGCTGCGCAGCGCCAATGTCGAGATGGTGGAAATCCCAGAGCGTTTCACCCGCGACGGGATCGTCACCAAAATCCGCGCTGTTGGGGCTGCTCTGGACCGGGATGCGGCCGCAAACGCGCTGGCCACGCAGGTCGGTCAGGATATCGACAAGGCGCATGCGGCGGCGATCGAAGCCGCCAACGGCAAGCCGCAGCGGGTGCTCTTTGTCCTGTCGACACAGGGCGGCAAGATCACCGCATCGGGCACCGGCACCAGTGCAGATGGGATCATCCGACTTGCCGGTGGCGTCAACGCCGTGACCGAGTTTGAAAACTGGAAGGAGATGTCACCCGAGGCAGTCAGCATCGCGGCCCCTGATGTCATTTTGATGATGGATCGCGGCGGTGACCATGGCGCCGCGACCGAGGAACTGTTGTCGATGCCCGCCATCGCACTTACCCCTGCCGGACAAAACCGCCGGGTGGTGCGCATGAACGGCTTGCACCTGCTGGGCTTTGGCCCACGCACTGCCAGCGCGATCACCGAGCTGTCGCAAGCCCTGCAACAAGGGGCCGAGTCGTGACAGCCTTGACCGAACAGGCCGCACCGATCGAAGTTGACCGGCGTGCGCTTGCGCAACGGATGACCTGGGTGCTGGCCGCGCTCTTGGGGGTGGTGAGCCTGTCCAGCCTCGCGGTCGGCGCCTCCGAGGCGTCGCTCTGGCGGGCGCTTGGCGATCTGACGCAGGGCAACGCTCTGTCCACGCTGGACCGGGTGGTGCTGGTGGACATTCGTCTGCCCCGTCTGATCATGGGCATCATGGTGGGCGCGGCCCTGGCCCTGTCTGGCGTGATGATGCAGGGGCTGTTTCGCAACCCGCTGGCCGATCCCGGCATCGTCGGCGTCAGTGCCGGAGCAGGTCTTGGTGCCATCCTCTCGATCGTTCTGGGCGGTATGCTGCCCGTGGCCGTGCTGACCTGGGCGGGCAGTTGGCTCACCGCCATCGCGGCGTTTCTGGGCAGCTGGATTTCGACCCTGCTCCTTTATCGCGTCTCAACCCGTCGCGGGCAAACCTCGGTCGCAACCATGTTGCTGGCGGGCATCGCGCTTGGGGCGATGACCGGCGCGCTTGGGGGCATCCTGGTCTATTTGGCCGACGATCAACAGCTGCGTGACCTGACCTTTTGGGGCATGGGGTCACTGGCCGCGGCCACTTGGACCAAAATCGCCACCGCCGCGCCGATCATGGCTTTGGCGGCTGTTGCCTCGATCTTTATCGCCCGTGGCCTCAATGGCCTGTCGATGGGCGAGGCCGTGGCCCATCACATCGGCATCAACGTTCAGCGCACCAAGAACGTCGCGATTCTGTCAGTGGCCGCCGCAACCGGAGCTGCGGTCGCCGTCTCAGGCGGCATAGGGTTCATCGGCATCGTGGTGCCCCACCTGTTGCGCCTGTCCACCGGCCCCGATCACCTCCGGCTGCTGCCAAACGCGGCACTGCTTGGCGCAAGCCTGCTGCTTACAGCCGACATGATCAGCCGCGTGATCGTGGCCCCGGCGGAACTGCCGATCGGGATCGTCACCGCCATCCTGGGCGCGCCGGTTTTCCTGTGGATCTTGCTGCGCCGGTTCGGCCAATTGGGAATGTAAGACATGCAAGCCAAAGACATCCGCGTTTCAATCGGACGCAAGGACATCCTGCACGGGGTGAATTTTCGCGCCCAGCCGGGCAAGGTCACGGCAATCATCGGCCCCAACGGGTCAGGCAAATCTAGCCTGCTCAAGGCAATGACTGGCGAGCACGACTATACCGGCGAGATCACCCTCAACGGTCAGGACATCCGCACCATGAGACCTTGGGAGCTGGCCTCGCTGCGTGGGGTTCTGCCCCAGGCGGCAACCGTGGCTTTTCCCTATACCGTGACCGAAATCGTGCGCATGGGGCAAATGGGCGGTTTGGCCGGTGACGACCCCACCCTGCCCGCCCGCGCCCTTGCTCGGGTCGATCTGGCCGGGTTCGGGCCGCGGTTCTATTCTGACCTTTCAGGCGGCGAACAACAACGCGTGCAGCTTGCGCGCGTACTGGCCCAGGTGTGGGATCCGTCAGTCGACGGGCAACCGCGCTGGCTGTTTCTGGATGAACCCGTTGCAAGCCTCGACATCGCGCATCAGTTCACCGTTCTGGATGTGGCGCGCGACTTTGCACTTGCAGGTGGCGGCGTCGTGGTGGTCATGCATGACCTGAACCTGACGGCCATGTTTGCCGACAATGTCACGGTCATGCACCAGGGACGTATTGCAGCCAGTGGGGCGCCCGCTGACACCATCACCCGCGGTCTGCTGCAGGACGTTTATGGCTGTTCAATCGGCGTCAGCCGGGCGCCCGGCAAGGACGTGCCATATCTGTTGCCACAGATGCGCGATACGGGTGTTGCGTGATCACTCGGTCGGTGGATCCGGTTCCGGATCTGCCGTCTGAACCTCAAGCCGCAGGATCGAGAACTCGGCCGGGCGCTGCGTGGCCACTCCGACCTCGCAGATCAGCCGCCCCTGATCCAGATCGCTCTGGGTCATCGTCTCGGGGCCACAGCGGGTGAAAAACGCCTGTTCAGCGGTCTCGCCCACCACGCCCCCGCTCTGCCAGACCAAGGTCAGAAAGGCCTCGACACTGGTGCGCACCTGCATCCAGGTTTCAGTCGAGTTGGGATGGAAAACGGCCCATTGAATGCCCTTTGTCAAAGAGGCCTCTAG is part of the Falsiruegeria litorea R37 genome and encodes:
- a CDS encoding heme ABC transporter ATP-binding protein, with the translated sequence MQAKDIRVSIGRKDILHGVNFRAQPGKVTAIIGPNGSGKSSLLKAMTGEHDYTGEITLNGQDIRTMRPWELASLRGVLPQAATVAFPYTVTEIVRMGQMGGLAGDDPTLPARALARVDLAGFGPRFYSDLSGGEQQRVQLARVLAQVWDPSVDGQPRWLFLDEPVASLDIAHQFTVLDVARDFALAGGGVVVVMHDLNLTAMFADNVTVMHQGRIAASGAPADTITRGLLQDVYGCSIGVSRAPGKDVPYLLPQMRDTGVA
- a CDS encoding FecCD family ABC transporter permease encodes the protein MTALTEQAAPIEVDRRALAQRMTWVLAALLGVVSLSSLAVGASEASLWRALGDLTQGNALSTLDRVVLVDIRLPRLIMGIMVGAALALSGVMMQGLFRNPLADPGIVGVSAGAGLGAILSIVLGGMLPVAVLTWAGSWLTAIAAFLGSWISTLLLYRVSTRRGQTSVATMLLAGIALGAMTGALGGILVYLADDQQLRDLTFWGMGSLAAATWTKIATAAPIMALAAVASIFIARGLNGLSMGEAVAHHIGINVQRTKNVAILSVAAATGAAVAVSGGIGFIGIVVPHLLRLSTGPDHLRLLPNAALLGASLLLTADMISRVIVAPAELPIGIVTAILGAPVFLWILLRRFGQLGM
- a CDS encoding heme/hemin ABC transporter substrate-binding protein, encoding MRNLLTTAAFVLAATGVTADELPSRIISIGGAVTEIVYALEQEDRLAGRDRTSTYPAEATELPDIGYMRALAPEGVLSVSPDLIISVEGSGPPETIDVLRSANVEMVEIPERFTRDGIVTKIRAVGAALDRDAAANALATQVGQDIDKAHAAAIEAANGKPQRVLFVLSTQGGKITASGTGTSADGIIRLAGGVNAVTEFENWKEMSPEAVSIAAPDVILMMDRGGDHGAATEELLSMPAIALTPAGQNRRVVRMNGLHLLGFGPRTASAITELSQALQQGAES
- a CDS encoding MotA/TolQ/ExbB proton channel family protein codes for the protein MDRIEQALMGVLDLGGPVVAVLILTSVVTAALVLYKLWQYRAAGVGRHIELSHALEAWDRGDETVALHHLARSRSYLAPVIEMAVDGGPGELSERTDAEAEDRFSQLERGLSALDMVAQLAPLLGLFGTVLGMIEAFQKLQTAGSSVDPSLLAGGIWVALLTTAAGLAVAMPTSLILTWFEARMHRERVFANRALRTVFAPGQEVVQLVAHGA
- a CDS encoding hemin-degrading factor, with the translated sequence MTEQAPLAPALSPLEILAARQDNLSLRDRDLADKLGITEAQLVAAHVGIDATRISADLDDIFPRLPGLGNVMALTRNRSCVIEKVGQYENYRSGQHASMVLTADIDLRMFPSHWVSAFAVERTTDRTIRRSLQIFDAAGDAVHKIFLRDGSDLSHWNTIVRELRHEDQSQTLQVSRRKPVEAPKANPDKADVLRAEWAKMTDTHQFMRLTSKLKMNRLGAYRIAGEPLARRIEPTEVDTMLEAVRDQGIEVMVFVGNQGCIEIHGGPIETLKSMGPWQNVLDPHFNLHLRSDHIAEVWAVAKPTQRGPAVSVEAFDAEGGLIFQVFGRRSDTADHRPAWGKIVDGLQSAKQSEVA
- a CDS encoding ExbD/TolR family protein, with protein sequence MALETAKRRRKRLSMTSLIDVIFLLLLFFMLTSTFSRYSEVELTGGAPSAPSQAERVTRFVKLDGDRLLVDGQDTAFEAIAERLATNTEQMLVLAFSDRTSSQQLIDVLAVLRPLPKTQTMVLN
- a CDS encoding TonB-dependent receptor domain-containing protein, coding for MRARNLRAVLIGSASCLSLVAGLAAAQETAEDDEFLGTIELGESKREIQTDTATAVTNIDQTEIDDRQAGTVAELIDSVPGVNLVNGSTPQGSGINIRGFGANGTFGTDQKVLILVDGATTGAEELYRIGNQLFTDPQLYKSVSVIRGTVGSFEYGSGVVGGVVQLETKDASDFTGGEVGFKFRQTFEGASNGDGFTSSSILAWQPSENWEFLLNYTHRQQDDQKDGNGNVIANSAFKLPSVLVKGKYTFGTNDDHSITLSYNNSSSQERDVPYDTFATTGGSFGNVDRDIETKVAVLRYDYRPVGNDLVDLQVNLSYSDQKIDSSYVTGSSSLEGSSFFPSIRALADADHRYETTKLTVKNTSYFQTGEVAHDLRVGAEVINRERLDAPSAPGGTDRRFALFAVNQMQITDQFTLTPALRYETQDIEGNASATPPANASYDNDAVMGGLSARYEFQNGIAVFGSAAYTESLPIIDDLGTPLFMTQPEKARTYEIGTSYTRTDMFSQGDVVRAKINLYDTNLWDVTSYVSGSPSAPLSEITTQGVELEASYAHASGFYADFNANLTDGEEISSTGVATRWRNTPADSARLTVGKRFGQTWDVSWELIAAKSVTDASGAVTPGYGINNLRATYVVQQGTLAGLEVRAGVENIFNKAYQPHLSTRNSPGRNFKLTLAKTF
- a CDS encoding ExbD/TolR family protein, whose protein sequence is MNLAKRPKSGREPTIALINIVFLMLVFFMIAGTLAPPLDASLDLVATSELEGREPPDTLVIHADGRLLLRGATLTSVAAYVERVSVATPLEEVRIVPDRALPARDLVRVGAELRALGASRVFVVTEGRLQ